The Streptomyces durmitorensis genome contains the following window.
CCCGCGAGCGCACCGCCGCGCACGGCCCCGTCCAGCTCGTCGTCGGCGAGAACGCCCACCACTCGCTCGGCCGCGCCGCCTGGCTGCTCGGCATGCCGGAACCGGTCACCGTCCCCGCGCCCGCCGGCGTCCTCGACCCGGCCGCGCTCGACGAAGCCCTCTCCCACCTCACCGGCCCGCCCGGCACGTTCCTCGTCTCCGCCACCGCGGGCACCACCGACGCCGGGCTCATCGACCCCCTCGACCAGGTCGCCGACCTCTGCGCGCGCCACGGCGCCCGTCTGCACATCGACGCCGCGTACGGCGGTCCGCTGCTCTTCAGCGACGTACGAAGAGCGCTTGTGCACGGCATGGAGCGCGCCGACAGCGTCACGTTCGACCTGCACAAGCTCGGCTGGCAGCCCGTCGCCGCCGGGCTGCTCCTGGTCCGTGACGGCGACGACCTCGCGGCGCTCGGCCATCACGCCGACTACCTCAACGCGGGCGACGACACCGAAGCGGGCCTGCCCGACCTCCTGGGCCGCTCCCTGCGCACCACGCGCCGCCCCGACGTACTGAAGATCGCCGTCACGCTCAAGGCCCTCGGGCGGCAGGGGATCGGCGCGCTCGTCGACCAAGTCTGCGCACAGGCACAGGAGTTCGCCGCCCTCGTCGCCGCGCACCCCGGCTTCGAGCTGTACGACCGGCCCGTCATCAGCACGGTCCTGTTCCGGCCCGTCGGCGCCGACGACGACCACATCGCGTACGTCCGGCGCGAGCTGCTCGGCCAGGGCCGTGCCGTGCTCGGGCGGGCCAGGATCGACGGACGCCGCTGGCTCAAGGCCACTCTGCTCAACCCGCACACCCGGCCCGGCGACCTCGCCGAGCTCCTGAAGCTCGTGGAAGGAACCACCCCCCGATGACCGGCCAGAACGACAAGCCCGCCCCGCCGCTCACCACCCCCGAGGAACCCCGGGACCTGGTCGGCATCGGCATCGGCCCCTTCAACCTCTCCCTCGCCGCCCTCGCCCAGCCCCTGGCCGGTCTCGACGCCGCCTTCTACGAACAGCGGCCCGCCTTCCACTGGCACCCGGGGCTCCTCATCGACGGCGCCAGCCTCCAAGTGCCCTTCCTCGCCGACCTGGTGACCCTCGCCGACCCGGCGAACCCCTGGTCCTTCCTCAGTTACCTCAGGACCCGCGAGCGGCTCTTCCCCTTCTACTTCGCCGAGCGGTTCCACATCCGGCGCGCCGAGTACGACGCGTACTGCCGCTGGGTCAGCGAGAACCTGCCCGCGCTGCACTTCGGGCACCAGGTCGACGCGGTGCGCTGGAACCCCGAACGGGACCTCTTCGAGGTCGACTTCACGCAGCTCGACGCCGAGGGGGAGGCCGAGGCGCTCGGCCGCACGTACACGAAGAACGTCGCCGTCGGCGTCGGCACCGAGCCCCACGTACCCGAGCCCTTGAAGCCCCTCGCGGACGCCCCCGCCGTCCCCGTGATCCACTCCGCGGACTACCTCCTGCACCGCGACCGGCTGCTCGCCGCCGACCACATCACCGTCATCGGCTCGGGCCAGTCCGGCGCCGAGGTCTTCCTCGACCTGCTCAAGCACCGCCCGGTGGGCGCGGAGAAGATCCACTGGCTCGCCCGCACCGAGGCGTTCGCGCCCATGGAGTACTCCAAGCTCGGCCTGGAGCACTTCACCCCGGACTACACCCGCTACTTCCACTCCCTGCCCGAAACCGTGCGCGACGGCCTCGTCCCCCACCAGTGGCAGCTCCACAAGGGCATCGACGCCGACACCATCGCCGCCATCCACGACGAGCTCTACCAGCGCACCCTGCACGGCGGCTGGCCCGACGCCGTCCTCACTCCGGGCGTCAGTGTGCGCACCGCGGGCCGCGTCGCCACCACCCGCGTGGAACTCCACCTGGAACACCTCCAGCAGGGCACACGCTCCCGCCTCACCACGGACGCGGTCGTCCTCGCCACGGGCTACCGCGAGCGCCCCCTCGACCAGGTGCTCGGGGGCCTCGACGCCTACATCCGCCGGGACTCCTCGGAGCGCCCCCGCATCGACGAGCAGTACCGCCTCGTCCTCGACCCCTCCGTCACCGGCGGCGTGTACGTCCAGAACGCCGAACGCCACACCCACGGCGTCGGCGCCCCCGACCTGGGCCTCGCCGCCTGGCGCAGCGCCACGATCCTCAACACCCTGACGGGCACGTCCCCCTACCCGCTCCCGCAGCGCACCGCGTTCACCAGCTTCGGCCTCCAGGACACCCAGGCCCGCCGCGCCACCGGCCTCATCGGCGAGCAGCGCGGCAACCTGGTACCCCTCAAGAACTGACGGGGGTCAGAAGACCGGAGTGCCGTCCCGGGTCAGCTTCCAGTCCACCGACGCGAACTGGGCCGGGTCGACCGTTCCCTTCGCCCGGACCCACTGGATGATCGTGTTCCGGATCTCGTCCGAGTTCGCCCACAGCTGCTTGGCGGCCGGCACGTGCGGGAAGTTGCCGCCGCCGCTGGCACGGTAGTTGTTGACCGCGAGCACGAACTCGGCCTTGGGGTCGACGTCCGAGCCGCCGAAGCTCAGCTTCGCGATGCGGGAACCCACGGGCTTGGCGATGTCGATCTCGTACGTCACGCCGTACAGCGCGTCGTAGTTGTAGTCCGGGGTGTTGTCCGCGTTCGTCAGCTTCGCCGGGTCGACCGGGGCGCCGGCCGCCGTCCGCACGTAGTAGCGCGCCGAGAACTCCAGGTACTCCTTGAGCTGCGCGCCCGTGACGAGCCGCGCCTCAAGGGTGTTCTCGAAGGGGTAGAGCCCCGCCGCGTCCTTGATCGTCACCTCGCCCGCAGGGATGCCCGCCGTGCGCGAGAAGCACGAGGCCTGCGAGAGCACGGGGAGCGCCGCGTACTGCCCGCCCTTGAGCGCCTCCTTGACCGTCTCCGCCTGGACATGGCTGATCAGGTCGATGATCGCGACATCCTTGTACGGGCCTTCGGCCGTGCTCATCGCCTGCGTCGAGGTGCCGATGACCTGGTTGACGTACGCGACGACCTTCTTGTGCTCGTCCGCGAGGAGCCCGGTGACCTTCTTGTCCTCCGCCGCCGTATTGGAGTTGAGGACCTTCGCGCCGACCTTCTCCACCGTCCAGCGGCCCTTGGCCCACACCAGGTCGAAGTCGAAGAGGGTCAGGCGCTGGCCCCACTTCAGCGGCTCGGACAGGACGACCTTCTTGCCGGTCTCCTTGTTCTGAACGAAGTACTCGGGGATCTCCGTGTGCGCGTGCCCGACGAGGATCGCGTCGATGCCGGGCACCTGCTCGGCCACCAGACCCGCCGCGTTCTCGATGTACGGGAGCTGGTCACCGTACGAAGAGGTGCCGCTGGACCCGGAGTGGGCCGAGACGATCACGACGTCGGCGCCCATGGACCGCAGCTTGGGCACCCACTTCGCCGCCTGCTCCTCCAGACCCGGGAACGTCATCTTGCCCTGGACGTTGGCCTTGTCCCAGATCGCGATGCCGGGGTTCGTCAGGCCGAGGACCGCCACCTTCACGTCGCGGCCGTGCGGGGTGCGCAGCCGCTTCATGAAGTACGGCGGGAATGCGGGCTTCTGCGTCTTCGCGTCGAGGGCGTTGGCGCCGAGCAGCGGGAAGTCGCACTGCTCCTCGAATTTCCGCAGGACCGGAATGCCGTAGTTGAACTCGTGATTGCCGAGCGCAGCCGCGTCGTAGCCGATGCTGTTCATCGCCTGTGCCATCGGATGGACCGGCCCGCGCGCGGCGGTGATCGGGTCGATCTTGGCGTAGTAGTAGGAGAGCTGGGTGCCCTGAATGGTGTCGCCCGCGTCGATGAGAAGCGTGTTGCGGCGGCCTCTCTCCTCGCGGATCTCGTTCACGAGGGTGGAGATCTTCGCAAGGCCCACGTCGTTGTGGTCCTTGTCGTCGAATTCCTTGTCCGTGAAGTAGTCCCAGTTGAAGACATTGCCGTGCAGGTCCGTCGTGCCCATGACGGTGAACGAGTACCGCTTCTTCCGCTTGGCGGGCTTCTGGGACGCCCGCGCCGACGCGGAGGGCGCGGCGGCCACGCCGCCCGCGAGGGCCACACCCGTGGCTGCGGCGGACTTGCCCAGGAACTTCCGGCGGTTCAGCGGCATTTCGTACTCCCCTTGGACCCTTGGTCGATCGATGTAACGCGCGTAGATTCTGACCCCGACCGCACCACCGGCAACAGACCCCGCAGGTTTCGATCCGATGACTGTCCGGTGCCGTCCGCCAGTGCGAGAGTGGCCGCATGGACGAGACGACCCCCACTCCGGCCCCCTACGGCACCCCGGACGCCCCGCGCCTGGCCGTCAAGGGCGAGGCGCACCTCGAAGTCGACCCCGAGATCGCCCGCATCGGCATCACGGTCAGTGCGCGTGGCACCGATCGGCGCGACGCCCTGAACGACCTCACGCGCCGCAACGCAGGCGTCATCGACCTCGTGAAGGCCTACGGCGAAGCCGTCGAGACGCTGGAGACCGGCGCCTTCTCCATCAGCCCCGAACTGACCAAGCACGGCCGCGGCGAACGCGTCCGTGCCTACCACGGCCGGGTCCACATCACCGCGGAGCTCACCGACTTCACCGCGCTCGGCGAGCTCACCACGCGCCTCGCGGACCTCGAACTGACCCGCGTCGACGGCCCCTACTGGGCCCTGCGCCCCGACTCGCCCACCCACCGCGACGCCCGCCAGCACGCGGTCAGGGAAGCGGTGCAGCGGGGCCGGGAGTACGCGCAGGCGCTGGGGACCACGCTGGCCGCCCTCGTCGAACTCGCCGACATCGGCGCCGAGAACGCCCAGCCGTACGGCTACGGCGGCCCGACGCCCGCCATGCGCACCGTCGCGTACGGCGGCGCGGCCGACCCGTACCAGGAAGCCGCCCCCCTCGACCTCGAACCCCAGCGGCAACACGTGTACGCACAGGTCAATGCGCGCTTCACGATGACACCGCCGCAGCTGTAGCCACGGAGGGGATTTACACGGCGGGGCGCCCGGTAAATCGCTCATCAGAGCAGCGCCCCGCACAATTCAACACTTGTCAATAACCTTTCATGCAAAGGTTGTTGAGTAGTCACGCTCAGCCAATTCTCTACCGGCCGGTAAGGCCTAGGCTCGAAGCATGCGCCGAGCGAAAATCGTCTGCACCCTGGGCCCCGCCACCGACTCGTACGACCAGATCAAGGCACTGGTCGAAGCCGGAATGGACGTGGCCCGCTTCAACCTCAGCCACGGCACGTACGCCGAACACGAGGAGCGCTATCAGCGCGTACGGAAGGCTTCCGACGAGACCGGCCGCAGCGTCGGCGTCCTCGCGGACCTTCAAGGCCCGAAGATCCGCCTCGGCCGCTTCAGCGAAGGACCCGTACTCCTTGAACGCGGTGACGAGTTCACCATCACCGTCGAGGAGGGCGTCCAGGGCGACCGGCAGACCTGCGGCACGACCTACGACGGCCTCGCCGAGGACGTCACTCCCGGTGAGCGCATCCTCGTCGACGACGGCAAAGTGACCCTGGAGGTCACCGCGGTCGACGGTCCCCGTGTCACCACCACCGTGGTCGAGGGAGGCATGGTCTCCGACCACAAGGGGCTCAACCTCCCCGGCGTCGCCGTCTCCGTCCCCGCCCTCTCCGACAAGGACGAGGCGGACCTGCGCTGGGCCCTGCGTTCAGGATTCGACGTCATCGCCCTGTCGTTCGTCCGCAGTGGCCGCGACATCGAGGACGTGCACCGCATCATGGACGAGGAGGGCCGCCGCCTCCCCGTCATCGCCAAGGTGGAGAAGCCGCAGGCCGTCGAGAACATCGACGACATCGTCGCCGCCTTCGACGCGATCATGGTCGCCCGCGGTGACCTGGGCGTCGAGATGCCCCTCGAACAGGTGCCGATCGTCCAGAAGCGCGCGATCAAGCTCGCCAAGCGGAACGCGAAGCCGGTCATCGTCGCGACCCAGATGCTCGACTCGATGATCGACAACTCCCGCCCCACGCGCGCGGAGGCCTCGGACGTCGCGAACGCCGTCATCGACGGCACGGACGCGGTCATGCTCTCCGGCGAGACCAGCGTCGGCAAGTACCCCATCGAGACGGTCCGCACGATGGGCCGCATCGTCGAGGCCGCCGAGGAGGACATCCTCGCCAAGGGCCTTCCGCCGCTGACCGAGCGGAACAAGCCCCGCACCCAAGGCGGCGCCGTGGCCCGTGCCGCCGCCGAGATGGGCGACTTCCTCGGCGCCAAGTTCCTCGTGGCCTTCACACAGTCCGGCGACACGGTCCGCCGCCTCTCGCGCTACCGCTCGCCGATCCCGCTGCTCGCCTTCACCCCGGACCGGGCGACGCGCTCGCAGCTGAACCTCACCTGGGGCGTGGAGACGTTCCTCGGCCCGCACGTCGAATCCACCGACGCCATGGTCCGCCAGGTCGACGAGCTGCTCCTGAAGTACGGCCGCTGCGAGAAGGGCGACGTGGTGGTCATCACCGCGGGATCCCCGCCCGGAGTCGCGGGCTCCACCAACCTCGTACGCATCCATCACATCGGCGAGGACGACAGCCCCGAGTAGGCGGACCGCGTACGTGGAACGAAGGGCCGCTCCGGGGGGAGCGGCCCCTCGCTTTTGTGCGAGCGTGTCTAGGGCGTCACGATCGCGAAATTCGGGTCCGGCTTGTCCACCACGCCGAGCAGCTCGGCGAGGAGTTTCGCGTCCCCCTCGACCTTGATGTCACCGAGCCCCTTGCCGCCCAGCATCGCGAGCAGCTGGGGCTTGGTCATCGTCAGCGTGACGCCCGCCTCCGGGTCCTTCTTCGCGTCGCTGCGGTACGTCAACACGCCGCTCTGCAAGGTCAGATGCCAGATCTTCCCCAGCGCCGGAAGGCTCCAGTCCATCCGCAGCTTCAGGTCCCACGCCTTCGGGCCGTTCACACGGATCGCCACCGAGTCGATCAGCTGGTCCACCGAGAGCGCCATCAGCATGTCCGTGCTCGCCACGGTCGTCGGGGACGTCTGCACGCCCTCGCGCAGCTCCTGGGCGCCCATCAGATAGAAGTTCCGCCACACGGCGTTCTCCGATGCCTGCCCCAACTTCACGTACAGCTTGGCGAGTTCCGACTTGGCGGCCTTGTGGCCGGGGTCCGCGAACACCACGTGGTTGAGCAGCGTCACCGCGAACCGCGGATCGCCGTCGCGCGCGAACGCCCTGGCCTTCGCGACCGTGGCCGTACGGCCGCCCATGGCCTTGACGTACCGCTTGGCCTCCTCGACGGGCGGGTGCTCCCACAGGTGCGCGGGGTTGCCGTCGAACCAGCCCATGTACCGCTGATAGATGCCCTTGACGTTGTGGCTCAGGGACCCGTAATACCCGCGGTTCGCCCAGACACCGGCCAGTGCGGGCGGCAGCTCGATCTCCTCGGCTATCTCCCGCCCGGTCATCCCCTTGTTGATCATCCGCAGCGTCTGGTCGTGCATGTACGCGTACAGGTCCCGCTGCTGTTCGAGCAGCTCGACGATCGTCTCCCCGCCCCACGTCGGCCAGTGGTGCGAGGCGAAGGCGACATCCACCCGCCCGTCGAAGAGGACAACCGACTCGTTGAGGTAGTGCGCCCACTGCCGTGCGTCCCGCACCTGCGCGCCGCGCAGCGTGATGATGTTGTGCATCGTGTGCGTCGCGTTCTCCGCCATGCAGACGGCACGCAGCTCGGGGAGCACGAAGTTCATCTCCGCGGCCGCCTCGGTCCCCGGCGTCATCTGGAACTCGAACCTCACGCCGTCGACCGTCTCGACCTGACCGGTCTTCGTGATGTCCTTGGTCGGCGGGATCAGCCCGATCGACCCCACCGAGACGCTCTGCCCGAGACCGCAACCGATCTGTCCCGCGGGGGACTTGGGGAGCAGCGCGCCGTACATGTAGCCGGAGCGCCGCTGCATCGCCGTACCGGCGTACACGTTCTCCGACACGGCGTGCTCCATGAAGCCCTCGGGCGCGAGGATCGGCACGTCGCCCGCGCCGTCCGGCAGCACGCCGCGGCAGCCGCCGAAGTGGTCGACGTGGGGGTGGGTGTAGATGAGCCCGGTGACCTTCTTCTTCCCGCGGTGCTCGCGGAACAGCTTCAGGGCGGCGGCCGCGGTCTCCGCGGAGATCAGGGGATCGATCACGACGATGCCGGTGTCGCCCTCGATGATCGTCATGTTCGACAGGTCGAGGCCGCGCACCTGGTAGACACGGTCCGTGACCTTGTAGAGCCCCTGCTTCGACACGAGCTGCGACTGGCGCCACAGGCTCTTGTCCGCGGTCCTGGGGGCGTCGCCCTTGAGGAAGCCGTACGCGTCGTTGTCCCAGACGACCTGCCCCTTGGCGTTCTTCACCACCCCGGGGGTGAGGGCGGCGATGAACCCCTTGTCGGCGTCGGCGAAGTCGTCACCGCCCTGGTCGGTGCCTTCGCGGTCGACCGCGAAGGCGGTGTGAGGATTCATGGCCACGGCCGCCGCGGCGGCACCCGCGGCCGCGGCGACGAAGGTGCGGCGGTTCAAGGGAGTCATGCGGCCGAAGATCGCAGCGGGGAACGGGGCGGGGCAAGGGTTTGCCGGGGATTTGGGGCAGCTCCCAGGGAGGGCGGGAGAGGGGAGTGACGCGTCATATTGCGCGGGCGGCGCGGGACGGGTGCCGGGTCGGGAGCCGAGACCGTCGGGCTACTGTCCGTAATGAAAGATGGCGTTACGTAGCAAAAAAGCGGGTGCTCACGCAGTCGTGAGCACCCGCTTTTCCTTCGATGTGCCGGGTGCGGGACTCGAACCCGCAAGCCCTTTCAGGCAGAGGTGTTTGAGACCTCCGTGTATACCGTTCCACCAACCCGGCAGGCACTGCCGGAACTATACCGGGTCACCGCCGGACGCTGCAGCTAGGTAGGCTGCAGAGGCAGCAGTACCTGCCCGGCCCGCAACAAGGAGCCCCCGTGACTTCCCCCGAGTCGCCCCAGCCCGTAGCCGATGACGACGACAAGTCGCACGTGCCTCCGCTGACGACCCGTGTCGTCATCGCCGAGGACGAGGCTCTCATCCGGCTCGACCTCAAGGAGATGCTTGAGGAAGAGGGTTACACCGTCGTAGGCGAGGCCGGTGACGGTGAGAAAGCCGTCGAGCTGGCCCGTGAGCACAAGCCGGACCTGGTGATCCTTGACGTGAAGATGCCCGTCATGGACGGCATCTCGGCGGCCGAGAAGATCGCCGAGGAGTCCATCGCCCCGGTGCTCATGCTGACCGCGTTCTCGCAGCGTGACCTGGTCGAGCGGGCCAGGGACGCCGGCGCGATGGCGTACCTGGTCAAGCCGTTCAGCAAGACCGACGTGGTGCCCGCCATCGAGATGGCCGTCTCGCGCTACACGGAGCTGAAGACGCTGGAGAGCGAGGTCGCCGACCTCACCCTGCGTCTGGAGACGCGCAAGCTGGTGGACCGCGCGAAGTCGATCCTTCAGACGGAGTACGGCCTCACCGAGCCCGCCGCGTTCCGCTGGATCCAGAAGACGTCGATGGACCGGCGCCTTTCGATGCAGCAGGTCGCGGAAGCGGTCATCGAGGACGCCGACGAGAAGAAGGCGGCCAAGGGGCAGTAGGCCCCGGACCGCACACGAGGAAGGCCCGCACCCCGGCTTCGGGGTGCGGGCCTTCCTCGTACGTACGCGAAGTGCCTAGTCCTCGCCGAGGTACGCCTTGCGCACGGACTCGTCGTGCAGCAGGTCGTTCCCCGAACCGGAAAGGACGATCTTGCCGACCTCCATGACATGACCGTGGTCGGCGAGCGAGAGCGCCGCCTGGGCGTTCTGTTCGACGAGCAGAATGGTCGTGCCCTGCGACTTGAGCTCGGAGATGGTCGCCATGATCTTCTGCATCATGATCGGCGAAAGGCCCATGGAGGGTTCGTCGAGCATGAGCAGTTTGGGCTGGGACATGAGCGCGCGTCCCATGGCGAGCATTTGCTGCTCGCCGCCCGAGAGCGTGCCGGCCGCCTGCTTTCTGCGCTCCCCGAGAATGGGGAAGAGCTCATAGGCGCGCGCGATGTCCTTTTCGATGGCCGATTTGTCGCTGCGCAGATATGCGCCGAGCCGCAGATTGTTCTCGATCGTCATGCGCGGGAAGATGTGCCGGCCCTCGGGGGAGTGGGCGAGGCCGAGCGCCACGATCTGGTCGGCGCGGTATTTCCGCAGCGTTTTTCCGTTGAATTTGATGGAGCCGCCGACCGGCTTGAGCAGTCCGGAGAGCGTGCGCAGCGTGGTGGTCTTGCCTGCGCCGTTCGTGCCGATCAGGGTGACGACCTCGCCGGCCTCGACCTTGAAAGAGATGCCCTTGACGGCTTCGATCTTGCCGTAGGCGACCTTGAGGTCCTCGACCTCGAGCAGTGCGGTCATCAGCTGGTCTCCTCGTTGCCCGTCGCGTCGGCCTCTGTGCTGCCGGGGGCACCTTCGAAGGGCTCGCCCAGGTAGGCGGCGATGACGCGGTCGTCCTGCTGGACGGTCTCACTGCTGCCCTCGACGAGTTTCTCGCCCTGGACGAGTACGGCCACGCGGTCGCACAGGTTGAAGATGAAGCGCATGTCGTGCTCGATGACGAGGATGGCGATGCCCATGTCCCGGATGGCCAGGACGAGTTCCTCGGTGGCGCGGGTCTCCTGCGGGTTCATGCCCGCGGTCGGCTCGTCCAGGAGGAGCAGGCCCGGCTCGCTCGCGAGTGCCCGGGCGATCTCCAGCTTGCGCTGCTCGCCGTAGGGCAGGTTGCGGGAGAGGTGCTCCGCCTTCTCGGCGAGGCCGACGAATTCGAGCAGCTCCAGGGCGCGGGCCTTGGACTTGGCCTCCGCCTTGTGGAAGCCGGGGCCGCGCAGGAGGGCCGACCAGAGGCCTTCCTTCGTACGCGTGTGGCGCCCCACGAGGACGTTCTCCAGGACCGTCATGTTGGCGAACAGACGGATGTTCTGGAAGGTGCGGGCCACGCCCGCCGCGGTGACCTTGAAGGACTTGCTGGGCAGGACCGTGCCCTTGTACCGGACTTCGCCCTCGGTGGGGATGTACAGGCCGGTGAGGCAGTTGAAGAAGGTGGTCTTGCCCGCGCCGTTGGGGCCGATGAGGCCGACGATCTCGCCGCTGTTGACGGTGAGGTCGACGGAGCGCACGGCGGTCAGGCCGCCGAAGCGCATCGTGACGCCCTTGGCGTCCAGGACAGTCTCTCCGGCCGGCGTCGCGGCCGGGCTGTCCTTGCTGGTGGTGGTGTCGGTGGTCATGGCTCAGGCCCCTGTCTTGCTGAGGACTGTGGGTGGCGGCGTGTCGCCGGGAGCCAGATCGGCCTCGTGGAACTCGAGCTGGCGGCGGCGGTTGGGGATGAGGCCCTCGGGGCGGAAGCGCATGAGCAGCACGAGCGCG
Protein-coding sequences here:
- a CDS encoding SIMPL domain-containing protein, whose translation is MDETTPTPAPYGTPDAPRLAVKGEAHLEVDPEIARIGITVSARGTDRRDALNDLTRRNAGVIDLVKAYGEAVETLETGAFSISPELTKHGRGERVRAYHGRVHITAELTDFTALGELTTRLADLELTRVDGPYWALRPDSPTHRDARQHAVREAVQRGREYAQALGTTLAALVELADIGAENAQPYGYGGPTPAMRTVAYGGAADPYQEAAPLDLEPQRQHVYAQVNARFTMTPPQL
- a CDS encoding lysine N(6)-hydroxylase/L-ornithine N(5)-oxygenase family protein, which gives rise to MTGQNDKPAPPLTTPEEPRDLVGIGIGPFNLSLAALAQPLAGLDAAFYEQRPAFHWHPGLLIDGASLQVPFLADLVTLADPANPWSFLSYLRTRERLFPFYFAERFHIRRAEYDAYCRWVSENLPALHFGHQVDAVRWNPERDLFEVDFTQLDAEGEAEALGRTYTKNVAVGVGTEPHVPEPLKPLADAPAVPVIHSADYLLHRDRLLAADHITVIGSGQSGAEVFLDLLKHRPVGAEKIHWLARTEAFAPMEYSKLGLEHFTPDYTRYFHSLPETVRDGLVPHQWQLHKGIDADTIAAIHDELYQRTLHGGWPDAVLTPGVSVRTAGRVATTRVELHLEHLQQGTRSRLTTDAVVLATGYRERPLDQVLGGLDAYIRRDSSERPRIDEQYRLVLDPSVTGGVYVQNAERHTHGVGAPDLGLAAWRSATILNTLTGTSPYPLPQRTAFTSFGLQDTQARRATGLIGEQRGNLVPLKN
- a CDS encoding bifunctional metallophosphatase/5'-nucleotidase, translated to MPLNRRKFLGKSAAATGVALAGGVAAAPSASARASQKPAKRKKRYSFTVMGTTDLHGNVFNWDYFTDKEFDDKDHNDVGLAKISTLVNEIREERGRRNTLLIDAGDTIQGTQLSYYYAKIDPITAARGPVHPMAQAMNSIGYDAAALGNHEFNYGIPVLRKFEEQCDFPLLGANALDAKTQKPAFPPYFMKRLRTPHGRDVKVAVLGLTNPGIAIWDKANVQGKMTFPGLEEQAAKWVPKLRSMGADVVIVSAHSGSSGTSSYGDQLPYIENAAGLVAEQVPGIDAILVGHAHTEIPEYFVQNKETGKKVVLSEPLKWGQRLTLFDFDLVWAKGRWTVEKVGAKVLNSNTAAEDKKVTGLLADEHKKVVAYVNQVIGTSTQAMSTAEGPYKDVAIIDLISHVQAETVKEALKGGQYAALPVLSQASCFSRTAGIPAGEVTIKDAAGLYPFENTLEARLVTGAQLKEYLEFSARYYVRTAAGAPVDPAKLTNADNTPDYNYDALYGVTYEIDIAKPVGSRIAKLSFGGSDVDPKAEFVLAVNNYRASGGGNFPHVPAAKQLWANSDEIRNTIIQWVRAKGTVDPAQFASVDWKLTRDGTPVF
- a CDS encoding ABC transporter ATP-binding protein, coding for MTALLEVEDLKVAYGKIEAVKGISFKVEAGEVVTLIGTNGAGKTTTLRTLSGLLKPVGGSIKFNGKTLRKYRADQIVALGLAHSPEGRHIFPRMTIENNLRLGAYLRSDKSAIEKDIARAYELFPILGERRKQAAGTLSGGEQQMLAMGRALMSQPKLLMLDEPSMGLSPIMMQKIMATISELKSQGTTILLVEQNAQAALSLADHGHVMEVGKIVLSGSGNDLLHDESVRKAYLGED
- a CDS encoding ANTAR domain-containing response regulator; amino-acid sequence: MTSPESPQPVADDDDKSHVPPLTTRVVIAEDEALIRLDLKEMLEEEGYTVVGEAGDGEKAVELAREHKPDLVILDVKMPVMDGISAAEKIAEESIAPVLMLTAFSQRDLVERARDAGAMAYLVKPFSKTDVVPAIEMAVSRYTELKTLESEVADLTLRLETRKLVDRAKSILQTEYGLTEPAAFRWIQKTSMDRRLSMQQVAEAVIEDADEKKAAKGQ
- a CDS encoding pyridoxal phosphate-dependent decarboxylase family protein produces the protein MSTPPPLAGGAQGPDALRPLLSAALDALRTGATARGGPLPAGGPTAVAARVREAAGEILPARGEGCEPALRTLVHALAEGAADPADALCAAHLHCPPLALAVAADLAASALNPSMDSWDQAPAASEVETLVTRALAAEAYGTGRGDALVTTGGTESNQLALLLARERTAAHGPVQLVVGENAHHSLGRAAWLLGMPEPVTVPAPAGVLDPAALDEALSHLTGPPGTFLVSATAGTTDAGLIDPLDQVADLCARHGARLHIDAAYGGPLLFSDVRRALVHGMERADSVTFDLHKLGWQPVAAGLLLVRDGDDLAALGHHADYLNAGDDTEAGLPDLLGRSLRTTRRPDVLKIAVTLKALGRQGIGALVDQVCAQAQEFAALVAAHPGFELYDRPVISTVLFRPVGADDDHIAYVRRELLGQGRAVLGRARIDGRRWLKATLLNPHTRPGDLAELLKLVEGTTPR
- a CDS encoding ABC transporter ATP-binding protein, which gives rise to MTTDTTTSKDSPAATPAGETVLDAKGVTMRFGGLTAVRSVDLTVNSGEIVGLIGPNGAGKTTFFNCLTGLYIPTEGEVRYKGTVLPSKSFKVTAAGVARTFQNIRLFANMTVLENVLVGRHTRTKEGLWSALLRGPGFHKAEAKSKARALELLEFVGLAEKAEHLSRNLPYGEQRKLEIARALASEPGLLLLDEPTAGMNPQETRATEELVLAIRDMGIAILVIEHDMRFIFNLCDRVAVLVQGEKLVEGSSETVQQDDRVIAAYLGEPFEGAPGSTEADATGNEETS
- a CDS encoding alkyl/aryl-sulfatase, yielding MTPLNRRTFVAAAAGAAAAAVAMNPHTAFAVDREGTDQGGDDFADADKGFIAALTPGVVKNAKGQVVWDNDAYGFLKGDAPRTADKSLWRQSQLVSKQGLYKVTDRVYQVRGLDLSNMTIIEGDTGIVVIDPLISAETAAAALKLFREHRGKKKVTGLIYTHPHVDHFGGCRGVLPDGAGDVPILAPEGFMEHAVSENVYAGTAMQRRSGYMYGALLPKSPAGQIGCGLGQSVSVGSIGLIPPTKDITKTGQVETVDGVRFEFQMTPGTEAAAEMNFVLPELRAVCMAENATHTMHNIITLRGAQVRDARQWAHYLNESVVLFDGRVDVAFASHHWPTWGGETIVELLEQQRDLYAYMHDQTLRMINKGMTGREIAEEIELPPALAGVWANRGYYGSLSHNVKGIYQRYMGWFDGNPAHLWEHPPVEEAKRYVKAMGGRTATVAKARAFARDGDPRFAVTLLNHVVFADPGHKAAKSELAKLYVKLGQASENAVWRNFYLMGAQELREGVQTSPTTVASTDMLMALSVDQLIDSVAIRVNGPKAWDLKLRMDWSLPALGKIWHLTLQSGVLTYRSDAKKDPEAGVTLTMTKPQLLAMLGGKGLGDIKVEGDAKLLAELLGVVDKPDPNFAIVTP
- the pyk gene encoding pyruvate kinase — encoded protein: MRRAKIVCTLGPATDSYDQIKALVEAGMDVARFNLSHGTYAEHEERYQRVRKASDETGRSVGVLADLQGPKIRLGRFSEGPVLLERGDEFTITVEEGVQGDRQTCGTTYDGLAEDVTPGERILVDDGKVTLEVTAVDGPRVTTTVVEGGMVSDHKGLNLPGVAVSVPALSDKDEADLRWALRSGFDVIALSFVRSGRDIEDVHRIMDEEGRRLPVIAKVEKPQAVENIDDIVAAFDAIMVARGDLGVEMPLEQVPIVQKRAIKLAKRNAKPVIVATQMLDSMIDNSRPTRAEASDVANAVIDGTDAVMLSGETSVGKYPIETVRTMGRIVEAAEEDILAKGLPPLTERNKPRTQGGAVARAAAEMGDFLGAKFLVAFTQSGDTVRRLSRYRSPIPLLAFTPDRATRSQLNLTWGVETFLGPHVESTDAMVRQVDELLLKYGRCEKGDVVVITAGSPPGVAGSTNLVRIHHIGEDDSPE